The Miscanthus floridulus cultivar M001 unplaced genomic scaffold, ASM1932011v1 os_1194_1_2, whole genome shotgun sequence region ATATTTCTCATTTAATGCCTCTGTTGTGATTCCCAGGGATGCCATAAATTGATTTTTCTCTAAACTTTTGGTGTTCTTGCTGAACATCACTGAGGACTTCTCCTTATTGATCGTTTGCCCCAAGCAATCTTCGTACAAAGAGAGAATATTTTGCAGATGAGTTGCACTCCATTCATCAACTTTAAATTACATTAACCACTTTTATATTTTATTTCTCTCTaatacatttgcatcaggaaccttGTCATGTTTTTTTCTTCCCCACGTCCTTCCACCTCAGATTGGGGTGACGATAAGCGCGCGTAACTTTACACGCGTGGGGGTGATTTTTTTCAAGTGCCAAAAAATTTGGAGGTGAATTTAGGAGTTATCagagatgagttttttttttcaatcttgccaaaattCCTAGATTGATAGACTTTTTGGGTACTCTTGGTGATGCTCTTGGTCAGAAAACAGATAACCCGCACATACGCTTATTAAATGGCATCCTGCAAGCACTTAGGCATGTTTGTAAAACGTTTTTGTGTGTTCCAGGAGTTTGAAATGACCATCATTTGCATAGTTAAAAAGTATATGTTTAGAATGAATCATAGCTCATGCCTTTACCTAGATGCTTAGAATGAACCATTGCTCACGACTTACTCCTACCTtgtgaaatattttttttatgaGAGCGGCAACTCGCAGAAAGGACAAAAGAAGAGACTTTTCATTCAAGTGCGCTGACCAAACACATGCGCGCGCATGTGGCCTACTGGGCAGGCTACGACGCTGCACATGGGAGAAATGGATCTCGCATCTTCCGACGCCTAGGCCTCGtgtagattgcgaaaaaattttaAATCGATGAATAGTattattttcgtcttatttgacaaatattgttcaatcgtggaccaactaggctcaaaagattcatctcgtgatttccaactaaactgtgtaattagttatttttttacctacatttaatactccatgcaagcggctaaaaattgatgtgatggagagagagtgaaaaaacttggaatttggatggcatctaaacaaggccctagcttAGGTACCGTTTAGTTGGCAAAATTTTTGGTGAAATACTACGGTagcatttttgttgttatttagtaattagtgttaatcatggtttaattaggcttaaaagatttgtctcgtaaatttcatctaaactgtgtaattagttttatttttcatttatatttaatgcttcatgaaTACGTCTAAAGATTCGACGTGACGAAGAATCTTAAAATTTTTGACATTTTAgagtggaactaaacatggccttagaaAAAAGTTCAGTCAAGAGTCGAGACCATCTTTATTACGCATATATAATTATCTAACACATTAGAGGTGTAGTCTTAAATTTATACGGTAATTTTTCTTTCTAAATGTTACTCATACGTTAAATGCATACGTAAGCCAGTTTTAAAGGGAGTTTCATAGTATTGTTTCCAAGAATATCACCTTAAATAAAATGCAATGAAACTTCAATAAAAACAATCACTCTCAACGCATAGTTTCATTTCATTGTTTCATAAACATTTAATCTCATGACTCATTACGAATTTGTAATTGTGCTAAGAGAATTTCATCCCTGTAAAACTCACTTCTTCTCTCTTTTTAAATACGGTGCTACCTTATCAAAATATTTACGTGACAATATATTAAATGTGAATAAAACTTTCAGAGACGGACCTAATTACTGCTTGTCTCCCCTGCATTTTCTCGGGCTCAGGGCTaaattttttacttttttattttttttaaagtttctcacaaatagacctctataggaaaaattttagaatttggatccttagctcggcgtcatcgaTGCTggtgccgagctaacacgtctcggcgtcgGCGTCAAACGCTGACGCCGAGCTTTTAGGCTTGACGCTGACGTGGCACCAGCTCGACGCCGCTGACGCCGAGCTTAGCGTCCTGACTTTGCCATGTGTTGTCAGAATGTCAGCTACGAAACACGTAGGGCTTGTTTAGATCCGAAAATTTTAGTAAAATAGCACTGTagcagttttcgttgttatttgacaattagtgttcaatcatagtctaattaggcttaaaagattcgtctcgtggatttcgtttaaactgtataattagttttattttttatttatatttaatgtttcatgcatgcgtttaaagattcgatgtgacggagaatcttgaaaaattttgcaaaattttttgcaactaAACTGGACTGTAGGCTCCATATGCGATGTGCGTCAGTGCGTGTGGCCACTActactaggccttgtttagttgtaatttttttttaaaaaataatactgtagcaatttcgttgttatttaataattcgtgtctaatcatagtctaattaggtttaaaagattcgtctcgtgaatttcatctaaactgtgtaattagttttattttttatttatatttaatgcttcatgcatgcgtccaaagattcgatgtgatgagaaattttaaaaaattttacaaaattttgaaAAGTAAGCACTAGCACGCAAATCGTTTGTTCATTGGAATGTACGTGGTAGTAGTAATTTTGTATACATTTTCTAGGAGACGCAATAATCAcgcaggccttgtttagattgaaaaaaaattcaacccgatgaatagtagcactttcgttttatttggtaaatattgtccaatcgtggaccaactaagctcaaaagattcatctcgtgatttccaactaaactgtgtaattagttattttttttacctacatttaatgctccatgtaaacggctaaaaattgatgtgataaagagagagtgaaaaaacttgaaattttgagGGTGTCTAAACAAGGCCGCAATCGTTTGTTCATTGCAATAAAGCACGCAAATCTGTTCAATTCAATGAGGCACTTCAATTCTCCAACCACCTCTTTGTTGGGTTGTTGGCGCATTCACTTGCGCCCTCGCGCTCGCCGCTACCACGCATGCACCTAGGCCGGCTAGCACTGTGGCTGCTTCAATTCGGCGTCGCTGTCCCTCCATCCATCCGGCCTATATGTACCATGAACGTCAGTCACACGGAGTACTACCCACCGTGCTTTGCATGCTCCCCGGCCATCTCCTCTTCGctcttactccctccattccttgAGTGTCCGTACCACGATTTTAACTTAATTTATATAAAATATGTGTAAtatttgtgtctccaaataaatttgttaaaaaactagattcaaagattttttcaatgatactaattatgtatcataaataataatattttttaatatatattttgttaaagttattTCTCGGAAAGTGAGAACGACATATATTCTGGGACAGAGAGTACATCATGTTTGGTTCTTCTGAGGGCCTGTtcggaacaaaaaaaaaacatgaggTATTATTAAAAGAGATGAATACCTgttttattattaaaatatttgtCATTACAACATTAAATTTTAATTAACAAATAAATATATGtgtaaatttttttttgcaaGGAGTAAAGGAAAATAGTAACAATTTAATATAATTAATAGACATGTGATTGTTCCATGGCGGGAGCAAGACAGGAATAAACAAGCACGGACAGCAGCCGTGATTAGCAAGATAGGACTAAAACAGAATAGTAATGTGTGGCAGATTAATTTGCTAACATATAGTTTAAAAACATTTATGTGATTACAAATCAAATTTACCATTTTAATTGTTTCTGGCACGTAGGATCTGTTGTTGGTCAAAAGATGGAAAACTCTATGGTGTCTCACACAAAAATATTTAACTCATTCAGTGTTGTCTGTTCTTATCCAAACCTTCTCTTCTTTTAACGTTATCTGTTCAGCGCGGGTTTAGTTGAGTGAATTTGGAAATTTGGGCTATCgtagcacttttatttttatttagcaattagtgttaattatggactaattaggttcaaaatgtTCGTCTTGTAATTTccaattaaactgtgtaattagtttttttcatctacatttaatactccatacatgtatcatAAGATTCGATATAACagatactgtaacacttttttgaGATTTTAGAGTAGCAACTGAACACGCGCTCTGAGCGCAGACGGGACGGACAGAGCGCGTGGGCGCAGCGCAGAGCACGGCCGCACGTACACGGTACACGTCACCTCAGGCATCACGTCTCGCCTCCGCGCTTGGCACCCAGTGTGTCCACATGTCCCTCAGGCACCACGCACGGGGCACCGGGCAGCACAGCTGTGCATACGGCCACGGCATTTCATATagcgggggtgtttggtttcttcacctaaaatttttatcatataaaatatttagatatatgtatggagtattaaatatagattaattataaaaataattacacaacttacgactaatttacgagatgaatcttttaagcctaattagtttatgatttgacgacatgttgctacagtaacatatgctaatgacagattaattaggcttaaaaatcgtctcgcaaattagtctctatCTATGTAGTTGATTTTATAAttgatctatatttaatgctctttattagtatgtAAACATTCGATTTGATATGAATTTTTAGGAACGACTAAAAAATCAAacatcccatatatatatatatatatatatatatagaactactatcctgtagctggctacagaataacttattctgtagccactttgagttacgataattactatgttattttacgagattatagtaactccttactaagtggtttaatataacgttatggtaaatatccccatgtgttatagtaacccaattatcgtaaatatatatttatattatggtaaattagtatataaaattatagtaaatggaggtggctacagaataacttattttgtagccggctactgaatagcctctccctatatatatatatatatatatcaggccATGTGTCCGACGACTTTGCTGAGTCTACTGCTATCAAGTCTCTGCTAGCAGTACTGCGTAGCTAGCACATGGTGCCGTGCTAGGCGAGCCGTGCAACGCGTGCACGTAGACGATCGGCGCTGTATATCTTGGCGTTAGCGTCAATGGTGTCGAGCTGGCGCCATGTCAGCATCGAGCTCAAGTGCTTGATGCTAGAAACGCTGgcgtcgagacgtgttagctcaaTATTAACATCGATGGCGTCGAGCTAAGAATTCAGATTCTGAAAATCTTTCTTCCCAGCATTCATTTTCTGAGAAACTTAAAATAaaaagctaaaaaataaaaaattcggtgcTCAGGGCTCCGGCGGTCCGGACCCGGCCAGCACGTGGTGCCGTCCTCGGCCGGTCGGCCCCGACTCCGACAACGATGCTGCATTGTTCCACACGCGGAAGAGACCTGGACAAACATTGAACACCTCCAGTCCTTCACGCCAGGCCGCCAGCCGCTGCGTCAACCGTCCTCCGTGCACGGCGCACGAGTTTGGCCGCGCGGGGGTCGTCGTCCTCGCCGGCGCCGCGCGCGCCGCATACACCGCTGCGCAGGCACTCACTCCTCCCCGGTGTGGACACGGGGAGGCGCAGATAAATGCCCGTCGTTTCCAGTAAAAGCATGCAGCCACATGCCAAAATTGGGGACGGCGGGGCGGTGCTTCTGCGGTCGGAGCCGTGAAGACGGCCGGTGAGTGGGGTTCAGATTGTGTGACTTGCTGTAGGAAAGTCACTGGTGACTTATACCATGTCCGATGCCCTCCATTCCACATCAACGGCTGAAAGAAGAAAGCAACTTTTCCACCACAATAGCAAAGCCCAGCACCGGTGATTCTGGCCCAATATGGCTGCACGCGGTTGGCTGCCCTCCCCCATGCGTGGAATTTTTTTCGGCAGAATTTTTTTTGACGGAAATAAAAGACTTTTTTAATCATTTCATTGAAAATCCGAAACTAGATGCTATGCTCCACCTCCACTACAAGTTTTCCACCGGTGACTTTCCTCTCACCGGGTGACTTACTCCATGCCCGATGCCCTCCATTTCACATCCAACGGCTGATAGAAGATGCAACTTTTCCACCCCAAGCAGCAAAGCCCAGCTGTGGTTTTGGCCCAAATATAGCCCAACTCAGGATTATTATATATGAAACAGAGAAATAACATATAGTTTTACTAAGTATTTTCATAGCAAAATTAAACGGGCATTTTACTAAGTATTTTTAATGAGCAATACTATGGTAACCTCTTTACTTACTATATTTTACATGGCCATTTTACGTGTTCAATATATATGACAGCTTGTATTTTATTAGAAGAGCATCTCAATTATGTAACATATTTTAATCGAGTCAGCTAACGTACATACTCAATTATGTAACGTGTTAATAACATGTATATTTTAGACCGTCGACGTTCACGTTCGTGTTAGCGTGTAATATGTTTTACATCGTCAACATTCATGATTCAGTTAATGTGTTAATTAGATGTTGATATTTTTTTATGTATATAACATATTTTTTTAACTGAGTATGTGAATTAAAAAAAAGATTATTTGAATTTACATTCAAGATATACTATATGCTTTATCAGTTATTTTAGTAGGATAAAATATTTATGCACAGTCACagaacagaaaaaggaaaaagacgAGCACAAGAATACTAAAATAACTGATAAAGCATACAGTATAtcttgaatgcaaattcaaataatCTTTTTTTAATTCACATACTCAGTTAAAAAATATGTTATATACATAAAAAAATATCAACATCTAATTAACACGTTAACTGAATCATGAACGTTGACGATGTAAAACATATTACACGCTAACACGAACGTGAACGTCGACGGTCTAAAATATACATGTTATTAACACGTTACATAATTGAGTATGTACGTTAGCTGACTCGATTAAAATATGTTACATAATTGAGATGCTCTTCTAATAAAATACAAGCTGTCATATATATTGAACACGTAAAATGGCCATGTAAAATATCATGTACGcacctaaagttttttttttctctatgTCAGGTATTGGACACGTACGTAAGTTCAGAAATTTATAAGACATAAACTTGTAGTGGAGGTGGAGCATAGCATCTAGTTTCGGATTTTCAATGAAATGGTTAAAAAAGTCTTTTATTTCCGTAAAAAAAATTCCGCCAAAAAAAATTCCGCGCATGGGGGAGGGCAGCCAACCGCGTGCAGCGGACCAGAATCACCGGTGCTGGGCTTTGCTATTGTGGTGGAAAAGTTGCTTTTTTCTTTCAGCCGTTGGATGTGGAATGGAGGGCATCGGGCATGGCATAAGTCACCAGTGACTTTCCTACAGAGAATCTGAACCCCGGTGAGTGGCGCCTCCGCTCCGTCCGTAGGTGCATGGCCGGCGGCGGTGACATCTGGCCATCTGGGCGGCTCTTTTTCCATCAGTGGGTAGAGTAGATGATCGGGGCTCGTCGTGCAAAGTACAGACATCGTGCTCACGGGCTGTCGCTCGCATTAAAGGTACCCAGGTCAGCAGCTACCCGGACCATACGCTCACACGGTACACTCGGGTCAGCTGGCTTTGGAATCGCACTCGGTGTTTGGAATCGTTCTATGGAATTCTAAAAACAACTTTTCCCCCCCAAAAGTGCAGACGACACTAACGCATGAGCACATTTGAAAGACTGGACACATATTCTGAGATTCACAAAACACATCGCTTACCACTAAAAGATAACGTTTATAATCCTAAAATCAATTAAAAAGATATAAATATCCACGTCAAGTTAAGTTGAAAACTTAAATTTGGATGGACAGTTTCGCTCTAAAAACAACTTGACATTGTTACACGACAGTCCTAACGTATTTCGTGCAGCCTAGCCCCACAGGCTCCCATTCCTTTCAAACCTAGTAGCACTGTGGTTGGTGGTTGTTTCGTGCTATGATAGCTCTGagtcatttttttttcaaaaaagataAGGGAAAAAATCAGACAGCCAGGCTAAGCTttccaaaaaaaagaagaagagcggGATGTGTCTGATCCGTAGATATTACTGTCGCCTGAATCTTGATCGCTAATCACGTCGTTGCCGCTTTGCGTTAGCTAAAGGGTAGGATGGAAGTGCCGAGTGGCGAGCATAATAAGTGATGCACAAATGAACCGAATTTGCAACTGTTTTCTTTCCTACGTACATCCGTGCATGTCTGCATGACTTTATGTTACCACTTTCAGTGAGGCAGGAAGCGCACAAGTAAGGTGTGCGCAACCCCGCGTTTCCTGCACGGAAGGAAAATTGCTGGCCTCCTATCGGCTAAAGGACAGGTCCGAGAGCTCAAAGCGGCATCAGCGCAATCATCTTCGTCCCACACGGAGGCCGGAGGGCCTGCGTGGCCTCACCGCGGCCACTCGCGCCACAGGCAGTAGACGCCACACGCGCTCGGTGTTCGTTGGCGCGCCGCGTTCCCTTTTCCGCCTCCCTTCGACCCGGGACGAATGGCGATCGAGCCGATCCCGCCGTCCGCCCGTCCCGTCGCATCCGCGCGTCTGAACCCAACCACGACGTTCCGCGCCCCACGCCGAGCTGCCATCCGATTCGGCGATCCACCCAGGAGAGTTGAACGCACGGTGTCCGGGCCCCCGCGCGGCGGCCGGTGGGTGAGAGAGTGTGGACGGCTCTTGCTCGTCTCGTCTCACCCGTCGATGGGATCGCGCCACCCAACCGGTCCCCGTGAGCGGCCGTCGCTCTCAGAGCAAGGACACTCAGGCGGGCCGCTGCGCGCCCAGCCCCCGCCCCGCTCGCGGTATATAAGCGCCACGATCTAGCTCAGTTCCGCACAGTTCAGCCAGCACGCTGCACCTGCACGCACCTGTCTGTTGTCTCGCCACCGAGGTAGAGCTCTGCTGTGCAGTGCAGCGGTGGGAGCAATGGATCCGTATAAGTACCTCAAGATCCGCTTCAACCCGGACGGCTCGCTGTGCCGCTACGGGGAGGCGCCGCTCCTCCCCGCGGCGCCGGCCGGGGAGCCCGTCGCGATCGAGGACGACCAGGGGGCGCGCCGCATTGCGGTCCACTCCAACGACGTCCCGCTCAACGACGCCACCGGCACGGGCCTCCGCCTCTTCGTGCCGTCCGGGTCCGGCGGCCACCACGACCGCCTGCCGCTGATCGTCTACTTCCACGGCGGCGGGTACGTCCTCTTCCGCGCGGCCTCCGAGCCGTTCCACAACACCTGCACGGCGCtcgccgccgcggcgccggcggccgTCGCGTCCGTGGACTACCGCCTGGCCCCCGAGCACCGCCTCCCCGCGGCGTTCGAGGACGCCGCCGACGCCGTCCTGTGGGCGCGCCCGCACGCCGCCGCCGGCAGGCCCGTGTTCGTGATGGGCAGCCACAACGGGGCCAGCATCGCGTTCCGCGCCGCGCTGGCGGCGGCGGACGCCGGCGTGGAGCTGCGCGGGGTGATCCTGAACCAGCCGCACCTCGGCGGTGCCGCGAGGTCGCCCGCGGAGGCGGCCTCCGTGGACGACCGCGTGCTGCCGCTGCCGGCGAACGACCTGCTCTGGGAGCTCGCGCTGCCCGTGGGCGCGGACCGGGACCACGAGTACTGCAACCCAGAGTCGATGGTCACCCGTGTGGGCGCCGCGCGGCTGCTGAGGCTCCCGCCCTGCCTGGTGCTCGGCCGGCGCAAGGA contains the following coding sequences:
- the LOC136533793 gene encoding probable carboxylesterase 8, translated to MDPYKYLKIRFNPDGSLCRYGEAPLLPAAPAGEPVAIEDDQGARRIAVHSNDVPLNDATGTGLRLFVPSGSGGHHDRLPLIVYFHGGGYVLFRAASEPFHNTCTALAAAAPAAVASVDYRLAPEHRLPAAFEDAADAVLWARPHAAAGRPVFVMGSHNGASIAFRAALAAADAGVELRGVILNQPHLGGAARSPAEAASVDDRVLPLPANDLLWELALPVGADRDHEYCNPESMVTRVGAARLLRLPPCLVLGRRKDPPRDRTRTLVNALRKAGVAVEARLDGAGYHAMELFKANYAAEFTAQVADFVRRHSSADTDTGASAGDVVGMSKL